Proteins found in one Oribacterium sp. oral taxon 102 genomic segment:
- the ylqF gene encoding ribosome biogenesis GTPase YlqF has product MKIQWYPGHMAKAKRSIRNDLQLVDLVIELLDSRCPESTRNPDIDSFSRDKARIMLLNKADLADRETTRAFSDYFRAKGFYSMEIDARSTASLKRLSALIDEACAPIVERNRRRGIQTPILRAMVLGIPNVGKSTFINSFVGKSVARTGNKPGVTRGNQWIKLNPHVQLLDTPGITWPKFEREIVGMNLAIIGSINDQILNIDELVFYLIKYLVRYYPEALVRRYGESLRGMEEALPVFEEIARRRGCMKKGGNPDYTKTARLVLDDFRSGRLGSITLEQPMHDLDALKPTGEQDA; this is encoded by the coding sequence ATGAAAATCCAATGGTATCCGGGGCACATGGCGAAGGCAAAGCGAAGTATACGAAACGATCTGCAGCTTGTCGACCTGGTGATAGAGCTTCTCGATTCCCGCTGCCCGGAGTCCACGAGAAATCCGGATATCGACAGCTTCTCGAGGGACAAGGCGCGCATCATGCTGTTGAACAAGGCGGATCTCGCGGATCGGGAGACGACGCGGGCATTCTCCGACTATTTCCGGGCGAAGGGCTTCTACAGCATGGAGATCGATGCCCGTTCCACGGCGAGCCTGAAGCGGCTGTCCGCACTGATCGACGAGGCATGCGCGCCGATCGTCGAACGGAACCGGAGGCGAGGAATTCAGACCCCGATCCTCCGCGCCATGGTGCTGGGGATTCCGAATGTCGGGAAGTCCACCTTTATCAATTCCTTCGTCGGAAAATCCGTCGCACGAACCGGCAACAAGCCGGGGGTTACGCGGGGGAATCAGTGGATCAAGTTAAACCCTCACGTGCAGCTTCTGGACACGCCGGGCATCACTTGGCCGAAATTCGAACGGGAAATCGTCGGGATGAATCTCGCGATCATCGGCTCAATCAACGATCAGATCCTGAATATCGACGAGCTGGTCTTCTATCTGATCAAATACCTCGTGCGCTACTATCCGGAGGCGCTGGTCAGGCGCTATGGAGAGAGCCTCCGCGGCATGGAGGAGGCGCTTCCCGTCTTTGAGGAGATTGCCCGCCGCCGCGGCTGCATGAAGAAGGGTGGAAATCCTGATTATACCAAGACCGCACGGCTGGTGCTGGACGACTTCCGCAGCGGCAGGCTCGGAAGCATCACGCTCGAGCAGCCAATGCACGATCTCGATGCCTTGAAGCCTACAGGAGAGCAGGATGCGTGA
- a CDS encoding Holliday junction resolvase RecU produces MGTWNSRGLRGSQLEELLNQTVESYRLRGLALIQKVPTPITPINMNKDHTQITLAYFNQKSTVDYIGVVQGIPVCFDAKESAKETWPLKNLHPHQIAFMKEFEEQGGISFIVLCFTGMNESYYVPFRDVYRFWQRMLGGGRKSFRLSELDRRYQIRSHKDMFLHFLEPLQLDLCERDTQQHSGQEALP; encoded by the coding sequence GTGGGCACATGGAATTCCCGCGGACTGCGGGGCTCCCAGCTGGAGGAGCTGCTCAACCAGACCGTAGAGTCGTATCGGCTGCGGGGACTTGCACTGATTCAGAAGGTTCCGACGCCGATCACACCGATCAATATGAATAAGGATCACACGCAGATCACCCTTGCCTACTTCAATCAGAAGTCTACTGTCGACTACATTGGAGTCGTGCAGGGGATTCCTGTTTGTTTCGATGCGAAGGAGAGTGCGAAGGAGACATGGCCGCTCAAGAACCTGCATCCGCATCAGATCGCCTTTATGAAGGAATTTGAGGAGCAGGGCGGCATCAGCTTCATTGTCCTCTGCTTCACCGGCATGAACGAGAGCTATTATGTGCCGTTCCGTGATGTTTACCGTTTCTGGCAGAGGATGCTCGGCGGCGGCAGGAAGAGCTTCCGTCTTTCGGAGCTCGACCGACGCTATCAGATTCGGTCCCACAAGGATATGTTCCTTCATTTTTTAGAGCCGCTGCAGCTCGATCTCTGTGAGAGGGACACACAGCAGCATAGCGGGCAGGAGGCACTGCCGTAA
- the rplS gene encoding 50S ribosomal protein L19 gives MTNTEILRSIEQGQLKAEPSSFNVGDTVRVYNKIREGTRERTQIFEGTVLKLQGGSNRETFTVRKSSNGIGVEKTWPLHSPMVEKVEVVRKGKVRRAKLNYLRDRVGKAAKVKAAN, from the coding sequence ATGACAAACACAGAGATTTTGAGAAGCATCGAGCAGGGACAGCTCAAGGCAGAGCCTTCTTCCTTCAATGTAGGAGATACGGTTCGTGTCTACAACAAGATCAGGGAGGGAACCCGTGAGAGAACCCAGATCTTCGAGGGCACGGTGCTGAAGCTGCAGGGCGGCTCCAACAGAGAGACCTTCACGGTTCGCAAGAGTTCGAACGGCATCGGTGTAGAGAAGACCTGGCCGCTGCACAGTCCGATGGTGGAGAAAGTAGAAGTCGTTCGTAAGGGTAAGGTCAGAAGAGCAAAGCTCAACTACCTCCGTGATCGTGTGGGTAAGGCTGCGAAGGTCAAGGCGGCTAACTGA
- a CDS encoding EAL domain-containing protein → MDSRQDPSLSERRTVLIIGAPNAALRTLQEVFSKKYDTILCTEQREAEAALLEKLEKLALILLDFTLPEKAGRGMLSYLCKKKLMTAIPVVVYTDNVNDYEEELKAYGCGIADIIHTPYAAPIILRRTENLMELYESRRSMEWQLEQSNTRDRLTGLLNMKQFLYSSNLLLRKADEEGSYGQYSFVYCNIRNFKYYNIRYGSWEGNQVLRGLARLWRDNVSQALLSRFGNDHFVAMLRGAKQEVTAQTEKLIADFQSSFSRSGMKLKAGIFPVKKRGETAEMACDLAKIACDAVRQSARNFAFYNERLEHDAELKNHILCSIDDAIQNQHIKVHYQPVIRTLTGALCGMEALARWSDPELGFLSPASFIPVLEENRQITKLDLYMLREVCREMKEAERQGLPLVPISFNLSRLDFLDCDIFSETERIVLEYGIARDMINIEVTESTVMEEPELIGQELRRFREGGYQVWMDDFGSGYSSLNVLKDYQFDEIKLDMAFLSTFDEKSKKIVKSIILMAKEIGVQILAEGVETEEQFRFLRDAGCERVQGYFFSRPLPWEELLGYRAEKRLAIEPRGWKSYFDRISHFNFITERSLAIVEYDGRNFRYLYSNAEFRDVWVRLGVTDLNIVYEHVNSTGFPLSQQLRDLQHAMHTGMKKQFVCSLNGQYVQMNGKCISEQEQHAAYALELMNLSDGEIQRKQKHLDKAFRMMYGLYDAIYLLDLSNASFMTLRQSACYDPRHANALHHPEKINMEAVCRRFIHPEEWQLYRAFFDMETLRERLIAQERGYLARYFRTRTANGAYIWKVHTMLYIPEDDKVIYCSAYAPLREKELLERIAPEQLFLERKDTEQGLYRAIRRSLEESQTIRLFWKDREHRFRGANAKFLESYGFRDSSELIGKTDEEMGWHIDEAAFRDDERRVLENGEVIHGEIRRCIIRGVAHNILISKEPLYEDGEIVGLLGTFLDTEELRRILGDTSQLGSIDRVTGLMSAQGITNVMLEYVESWITRGENFAVIRLNIQEYSRAVRDYGEETVKRMLRECAERIRAVAGNRIACARLYNSNFVLLMKCTTAVEVEQFARKLRRSAMETHTLAGFAVTINPELALRYASDCPNMKSLIGYATGGSEPDCASAAPAEQDLIRRTE, encoded by the coding sequence ATGGACAGCAGGCAGGATCCTTCTCTCAGCGAACGAAGGACAGTTCTGATCATTGGCGCGCCGAATGCAGCGCTTCGGACGCTTCAGGAAGTATTCTCGAAAAAATACGATACGATTCTCTGTACGGAGCAGAGGGAAGCTGAGGCAGCTCTCTTGGAAAAGCTGGAGAAGCTTGCTCTGATCCTTCTGGATTTCACGCTGCCGGAGAAGGCAGGGCGCGGAATGCTCAGCTACCTCTGTAAGAAGAAGCTGATGACAGCGATTCCGGTCGTCGTTTATACGGATAATGTAAATGATTATGAGGAGGAGCTTAAGGCATACGGCTGCGGAATCGCGGATATCATTCATACACCCTACGCCGCGCCGATCATCCTCCGGAGAACCGAGAACCTGATGGAGCTCTATGAGAGCCGCCGCAGCATGGAGTGGCAGCTCGAGCAGTCCAACACCCGGGATCGACTGACAGGACTGCTGAATATGAAGCAGTTCCTGTACAGCTCTAATTTGCTTCTCCGAAAAGCAGACGAAGAGGGAAGCTACGGGCAATATTCCTTCGTCTACTGTAATATCCGGAACTTCAAATATTATAACATCCGCTATGGCTCGTGGGAGGGCAATCAGGTGCTCCGGGGGCTCGCGCGGCTCTGGCGGGACAATGTATCGCAGGCGCTCCTGTCCCGTTTCGGGAACGACCACTTCGTGGCGATGCTTCGCGGTGCGAAGCAGGAGGTTACCGCACAGACTGAAAAGCTGATCGCAGACTTCCAGAGCAGCTTCTCCCGGAGCGGCATGAAGCTGAAGGCGGGTATATTCCCGGTGAAGAAGCGGGGAGAGACAGCAGAGATGGCGTGCGATCTCGCGAAGATTGCCTGCGACGCGGTACGGCAGTCCGCGAGGAATTTCGCTTTCTACAATGAACGTCTGGAGCATGATGCAGAGCTGAAAAACCATATCCTTTGCAGCATCGACGATGCGATTCAGAATCAACACATTAAGGTCCACTATCAGCCTGTCATCCGGACGCTGACCGGCGCCCTCTGCGGCATGGAGGCGCTCGCAAGGTGGTCGGATCCGGAGCTTGGCTTCCTTTCTCCGGCCAGCTTCATTCCCGTGCTGGAGGAGAACCGACAGATCACGAAGCTGGATCTCTATATGCTGAGAGAGGTCTGCAGGGAAATGAAGGAGGCGGAGAGACAGGGGCTGCCACTGGTTCCGATTTCCTTCAATCTATCACGTTTGGACTTTTTGGACTGCGATATCTTCTCGGAGACGGAGCGCATCGTGCTGGAATACGGTATCGCCCGGGACATGATCAATATTGAGGTTACGGAGTCCACCGTCATGGAGGAGCCGGAGCTCATCGGACAGGAGCTCCGCCGCTTCCGGGAGGGCGGCTATCAGGTATGGATGGACGACTTCGGAAGCGGGTATTCCTCGCTGAATGTACTGAAAGACTACCAATTTGACGAGATCAAGCTGGACATGGCCTTCCTGTCCACCTTCGACGAGAAATCGAAAAAGATCGTGAAATCCATCATTCTGATGGCGAAGGAGATCGGCGTGCAGATCCTCGCGGAGGGTGTCGAGACGGAGGAGCAGTTCCGCTTCCTCCGGGACGCCGGCTGTGAAAGAGTACAGGGCTACTTCTTCAGCCGCCCGCTACCATGGGAGGAGCTCCTCGGATACCGTGCCGAGAAGCGGCTCGCCATAGAGCCTCGCGGCTGGAAGAGCTACTTCGACCGGATCTCACACTTCAATTTTATTACAGAACGCTCTCTCGCGATTGTGGAGTACGACGGACGGAATTTCCGCTACCTCTATTCCAATGCAGAATTCCGGGATGTCTGGGTACGTCTCGGTGTAACAGATCTGAATATTGTCTATGAGCATGTCAATTCTACCGGCTTCCCGCTCAGCCAGCAGCTCCGGGATCTGCAACACGCAATGCACACAGGCATGAAAAAGCAGTTTGTGTGTTCTCTGAACGGGCAATATGTCCAGATGAATGGAAAATGCATCTCCGAGCAGGAGCAGCATGCCGCCTATGCACTGGAGCTCATGAATCTTTCTGATGGGGAGATTCAGCGGAAGCAAAAACATCTGGACAAGGCATTCCGCATGATGTATGGACTCTATGATGCGATTTACCTGCTGGATCTCAGCAATGCAAGCTTTATGACGCTGCGGCAAAGTGCTTGTTACGACCCGCGTCATGCCAACGCGCTGCATCATCCTGAAAAGATCAATATGGAGGCGGTCTGCAGACGCTTTATTCATCCGGAAGAGTGGCAGCTATATCGTGCGTTCTTCGATATGGAGACGCTGCGGGAGCGGTTGATCGCGCAGGAGAGGGGCTATCTCGCCCGTTACTTCCGAACCAGAACCGCAAACGGAGCTTATATCTGGAAGGTACATACCATGCTCTATATTCCGGAGGATGATAAGGTGATCTACTGCAGCGCCTACGCGCCTCTCCGGGAGAAGGAACTGCTGGAGCGAATTGCTCCGGAGCAGCTCTTTCTGGAAAGAAAGGACACGGAGCAAGGACTTTACCGCGCGATTCGGAGGAGCCTCGAAGAGTCTCAGACCATCCGTCTTTTCTGGAAGGACAGGGAGCACCGTTTCCGCGGCGCAAATGCGAAATTTCTCGAGAGCTACGGCTTTCGGGACAGCTCGGAACTGATCGGCAAAACCGACGAGGAAATGGGCTGGCATATCGATGAAGCAGCGTTCCGGGACGATGAGCGGCGGGTGCTTGAAAATGGTGAGGTCATCCACGGCGAGATCAGGCGCTGCATCATCCGTGGCGTCGCACACAACATTCTCATCAGCAAGGAACCTCTGTATGAGGACGGTGAGATCGTAGGACTGCTCGGCACCTTCCTCGATACAGAGGAGCTCAGGCGGATCCTCGGGGATACCTCACAGCTCGGCTCCATAGATCGTGTGACGGGGCTGATGTCGGCGCAGGGCATCACCAATGTGATGTTGGAATATGTCGAGAGCTGGATCACCCGCGGTGAAAATTTCGCCGTGATCCGTCTCAATATTCAGGAATATAGCAGAGCGGTGAGGGACTATGGAGAGGAGACGGTAAAGCGGATGCTGCGGGAGTGCGCAGAGCGGATCCGCGCCGTCGCGGGAAACCGCATTGCCTGCGCGAGACTTTACAACAGCAACTTCGTTCTGCTGATGAAGTGTACCACTGCAGTGGAGGTAGAGCAGTTTGCCCGGAAGCTCCGGCGGAGCGCTATGGAGACGCATACGCTTGCCGGCTTCGCTGTGACAATCAATCCAGAGCTTGCCCTGCGTTATGCCAGCGACTGTCCGAATATGAAGAGCCTGATCGGCTATGCGACCGGAGGCTCCGAACCTGACTGCGCTTCTGCCGCTCCGGCGGAGCAGGACTTGATACGCCGCACAGAATAA
- a CDS encoding ribonuclease HII: MRELKGERLLAERERLFGMTEYERQYRGYGVIAGVDEAGRGPLAGPVVAACCVLPEDTEILYLNDSKKLSEKRREALFPEITEKAAAYGYGIVSERRIDEINILNATYEAMRLALEMLRQKLGRMPGVLLNDAVTIPGITIPQIPIIRGDAKSVSIAAASVIAKVTRDRLMRGYDAQYPQYGFAKHKGYGTAQHYAALREYGPCGIHRMSFLCMEKISG, translated from the coding sequence ATGCGTGAATTGAAGGGAGAGAGACTTCTCGCGGAACGGGAAAGACTCTTCGGAATGACGGAATATGAGCGACAGTATCGGGGATATGGGGTAATTGCCGGCGTTGATGAGGCGGGGAGAGGCCCGCTTGCGGGGCCGGTAGTCGCAGCCTGCTGCGTTTTGCCGGAGGACACGGAGATCCTCTATCTCAACGATTCGAAGAAGCTCAGCGAGAAACGGCGCGAGGCGCTGTTCCCGGAGATTACGGAGAAGGCGGCAGCCTACGGCTATGGGATCGTTTCAGAGCGGCGGATCGACGAGATCAATATCCTGAATGCGACCTATGAGGCGATGCGGCTCGCGCTCGAGATGCTTCGGCAGAAGCTCGGGCGTATGCCGGGTGTCCTGCTGAACGACGCGGTAACGATTCCCGGCATCACGATTCCGCAGATTCCGATCATCAGAGGAGACGCGAAGTCGGTGAGCATCGCCGCAGCGAGCGTCATTGCGAAGGTAACGAGAGATCGGCTGATGCGGGGCTATGACGCACAGTATCCGCAGTACGGCTTTGCGAAGCACAAGGGCTACGGCACCGCGCAGCATTATGCGGCGTTGCGGGAATACGGCCCGTGCGGAATCCACAGGATGAGCTTTCTATGTATGGAGAAGATAAGCGGCTGA
- the lepB gene encoding signal peptidase I, giving the protein MREKNGLQTVIRYLSDGIVLIALAWLVVYCFLSQVTISGHSMEPRLSSGNLVLVDTLRYKLLPPRRMDIVAFRRSDNTENVKRVIGLPGEIVVIQSGHIYIDGVLLDRPEISDIALPGIAQNPVELSEDEYFLIGDNTDSSEDSRFENVGNVRRSQIYGRLWLRVLPLSRLELL; this is encoded by the coding sequence ATGCGGGAAAAGAACGGACTGCAAACGGTAATAAGGTATCTTTCAGACGGCATCGTCCTGATTGCGCTGGCATGGCTCGTGGTATACTGTTTCCTGTCTCAGGTCACGATCTCCGGACACAGCATGGAGCCACGGCTTTCCTCCGGCAATCTCGTACTGGTGGATACGCTCCGCTACAAGCTGCTGCCGCCGCGCCGGATGGACATCGTGGCGTTCCGCCGCAGCGACAATACAGAAAATGTAAAGCGGGTGATCGGACTTCCCGGGGAAATCGTTGTTATTCAGAGCGGCCATATCTACATCGACGGAGTCCTGCTTGACCGACCGGAGATTTCCGACATTGCCCTGCCCGGGATCGCACAGAATCCGGTGGAGCTTTCGGAGGATGAATATTTCCTGATCGGCGACAATACCGATTCCTCCGAGGACAGCCGCTTCGAGAATGTCGGTAATGTCCGGCGATCCCAGATCTACGGCAGGCTCTGGCTCAGGGTACTGCCGCTTTCGAGGCTGGAGCTGCTATAG
- the trmD gene encoding tRNA (guanosine(37)-N1)-methyltransferase TrmD produces MKRYYVMTLFPEMIESAASASIIGRAAEDGLLRIRPVNIRDFTKDRHRHVDDAPYGGGAGMLMQVQPIYDCFRHITEEIGHTPRVLYMSPQGRVFDQRLAEELSREEELIFLCGHYEGVDERALELLGCESLSIGDYVLTGGELPALVMIDAISRLVKGVLHKEESHEIESFSDGLLEYPQYSRPEKFMECCVPPVLLSGDHKKVDEWRHAQSLQRTKERRPELYEKYRETHPEEFLPKKPRRRRGMQDGSAAVSTGCFTLTETAPDSSTPRSEEQDCETQ; encoded by the coding sequence ATGAAACGCTACTATGTGATGACTCTGTTTCCGGAAATGATCGAAAGCGCGGCAAGCGCCTCCATTATCGGAAGAGCGGCGGAGGACGGGCTGCTTCGCATCCGTCCCGTGAATATCCGCGACTTCACAAAGGACCGGCACAGACATGTAGACGACGCGCCCTACGGCGGGGGCGCGGGGATGCTGATGCAGGTACAGCCGATCTATGACTGTTTCCGGCATATCACGGAGGAAATCGGGCATACACCCCGTGTTCTGTATATGTCGCCGCAGGGGCGGGTCTTTGATCAGCGGCTCGCAGAAGAGCTTTCCCGCGAGGAGGAACTGATCTTCCTTTGCGGACATTACGAGGGGGTCGATGAACGTGCGCTGGAGCTTCTCGGCTGTGAAAGCCTCTCGATCGGGGATTATGTCCTGACCGGCGGGGAGCTGCCGGCACTGGTAATGATCGATGCAATCTCCCGGCTCGTCAAGGGTGTCCTGCACAAGGAGGAGAGCCACGAAATAGAAAGCTTTTCGGACGGGCTGCTGGAATATCCGCAGTATTCCCGTCCGGAGAAGTTTATGGAGTGCTGCGTCCCGCCGGTTCTCCTCTCCGGAGACCATAAAAAGGTGGACGAGTGGCGGCATGCGCAGAGTCTCCAGCGGACGAAGGAGCGGCGTCCGGAGCTCTATGAGAAATATCGTGAGACACATCCGGAGGAGTTTCTGCCCAAAAAGCCGAGACGGCGGCGCGGGATGCAGGATGGGAGCGCGGCGGTAAGTACAGGCTGTTTCACGCTCACGGAAACGGCTCCGGATTCTTCGACACCCCGCTCTGAGGAGCAAGACTGTGAAACACAGTAG
- the trpS gene encoding tryptophan--tRNA ligase, with amino-acid sequence MENERKKRILSGIQPSGSFTLGNYIGAVRNWAKLQNEFESLYMVADLHALTVRQVPAELRARSREAAAMILAAGIDPKESILFLQSHVPAHTQLSWILCCNAQFGELSRMTQFKDKSAKHPDNVNGGLFTYPALMAADILVYNADLVPVGQDQTQHLELARTVANRFNNLYSLTFTLPEGYITKEGAKIMSLTDPSRKMSKSDPNPNSFILMNDDRDTIIRKCKRAVTDSDGAVRFDMAEKPGISNLMCIYNVFTKKSMEEIAQEFAGQGYSEFKLAVGETVADALSPIHSEYTRILADKTYIDEILRDGAEKASRLANRMLSKVYRKVGLYQL; translated from the coding sequence ATGGAAAACGAAAGAAAGAAACGAATTCTCTCTGGTATTCAGCCGTCCGGCAGCTTTACGCTCGGCAATTATATCGGGGCAGTCCGGAACTGGGCGAAGCTGCAAAATGAATTCGAATCCTTATATATGGTCGCGGATCTGCATGCGCTGACGGTACGGCAGGTTCCGGCAGAGCTCCGCGCCCGCAGCCGTGAGGCCGCCGCGATGATCCTCGCTGCAGGCATCGACCCGAAGGAGAGCATTCTCTTCCTGCAAAGCCATGTTCCGGCGCACACGCAGCTCAGCTGGATCCTCTGCTGCAATGCGCAGTTCGGTGAGCTCAGCCGTATGACACAGTTCAAGGACAAGAGCGCGAAGCATCCGGATAATGTGAACGGCGGGCTCTTCACCTATCCTGCACTGATGGCGGCAGATATTCTCGTCTACAATGCAGATCTGGTGCCGGTAGGGCAGGATCAGACCCAGCATCTGGAGCTGGCGCGAACCGTAGCGAATCGCTTCAACAATCTCTACAGTCTGACCTTCACTCTCCCGGAGGGCTATATCACAAAGGAGGGGGCGAAGATCATGTCTCTGACAGACCCGTCCCGAAAGATGAGCAAGAGCGACCCGAATCCGAACAGCTTCATCCTGATGAATGACGACCGGGACACGATCATCCGAAAGTGCAAGCGCGCCGTAACCGATTCAGACGGCGCCGTGCGCTTCGACATGGCAGAGAAGCCGGGCATCTCCAATCTGATGTGCATCTACAATGTCTTCACGAAAAAGAGCATGGAGGAGATTGCACAGGAATTCGCAGGGCAGGGCTACAGCGAGTTCAAGCTCGCAGTGGGGGAGACCGTCGCCGATGCGCTGTCTCCGATCCACAGCGAATATACCCGTATTCTTGCCGATAAGACCTATATCGACGAGATCCTTCGGGACGGCGCAGAGAAAGCCTCACGTCTCGCGAACCGTATGCTTTCGAAGGTCTATCGGAAGGTCGGACTGTACCAGCTCTGA
- a CDS encoding YraN family protein: MYGEDKRLNHEKGERGEELAAAYLRGCGYTILSRHYRFHRREIDIVAREGGCYVFIEVKARSSTFFGYGYQAVDRTKQRSIRMAAEDYLLRHQLSLYETPCRFDIISVDGGTLRHYKNAF; this comes from the coding sequence ATGTATGGAGAAGATAAGCGGCTGAATCACGAAAAGGGAGAGCGCGGTGAGGAGCTTGCCGCAGCTTATCTGAGAGGCTGCGGCTACACGATCCTTTCGAGACATTACCGCTTCCACCGGCGGGAAATCGACATTGTCGCGAGAGAGGGCGGCTGCTATGTTTTCATCGAGGTGAAGGCAAGGAGCAGCACCTTTTTCGGCTATGGCTATCAGGCGGTGGATCGGACGAAGCAGCGGAGCATCCGGATGGCAGCGGAGGATTATCTTCTCCGGCATCAGCTTTCCCTCTATGAAACGCCGTGCCGTTTTGATATTATCAGTGTGGATGGAGGAACGCTCCGCCATTACAAAAACGCTTTTTAG
- the trkA gene encoding Trk system potassium transporter TrkA — MNIIVVGCGKVGLTLADQLNKEGHKVTIIDNDEKALRHAVESIDVMGVQGNGAMLQTQNDADVRNADVLIAATNSDEVNMLCCLIAKKEGNCSTIARIRDPQYTSEVAYLRDELNLAMVINPEMAAAKEAERLLRFPRAQKIDSFSRGRLDLIRVKIPENSVLCNRQLRELSSMKLNVLICTIQHGDALYIPTGSDSICPGDEISFIAEARDAGRFFRQVGIEYTPIKSCMIVGGGRISYYIAKYIQETHLNIKLKIIDVDRARCEYLADQLPGVSVINGDGTDQGLLKREGIEYTDAFCSLTGFDEENIILSLYAGKLSNARLITKINRIAFENVTSEMNLGSVLYPKQIVADSIVQFVRALKNSQGSNVETLYKIADGKAEALEFRVQQNADFVRKTFAELQFKPGVLIGGIIRGQQVITPGGSDYMLPGDRVIVITTTAGLNDLRDILR; from the coding sequence ATGAATATTATCGTAGTCGGCTGCGGCAAGGTCGGACTGACACTCGCTGATCAGCTGAACAAAGAGGGACATAAGGTTACTATCATTGATAATGACGAAAAGGCGCTCCGCCATGCGGTGGAGAGCATCGACGTCATGGGCGTACAGGGCAACGGAGCGATGCTCCAGACTCAGAACGACGCCGATGTCCGGAATGCGGATGTGCTGATCGCCGCTACGAACTCGGACGAGGTCAATATGCTCTGCTGTCTGATCGCAAAAAAAGAGGGAAACTGCAGTACGATCGCCCGCATCCGCGACCCGCAGTACACCAGCGAGGTCGCCTATCTGCGCGATGAGCTGAATCTCGCCATGGTCATCAATCCGGAAATGGCGGCAGCGAAGGAAGCGGAGAGGCTGCTTCGTTTCCCGCGCGCGCAGAAGATCGACAGCTTCTCCAGAGGCAGGCTCGATCTCATCCGTGTGAAAATTCCGGAGAACAGCGTGCTCTGCAACCGGCAGCTCCGGGAGCTGTCCTCCATGAAGCTGAATGTCCTGATCTGCACCATACAGCACGGCGATGCGCTCTATATCCCGACCGGCAGCGATTCAATCTGCCCCGGCGACGAGATCAGCTTCATTGCCGAGGCGCGAGATGCCGGTCGCTTCTTCCGGCAGGTCGGGATCGAATATACGCCGATCAAAAGCTGCATGATCGTCGGCGGCGGAAGGATCAGCTATTATATCGCGAAGTACATTCAGGAGACGCATCTGAACATCAAGCTGAAAATCATCGATGTGGATCGGGCGCGCTGCGAGTACCTCGCGGATCAGCTTCCGGGCGTTTCCGTCATCAACGGCGACGGGACGGATCAGGGGCTCCTGAAACGGGAGGGCATCGAGTATACGGATGCGTTCTGCTCCCTGACCGGCTTCGACGAGGAGAATATCATCCTCTCACTCTATGCCGGCAAGCTCTCGAACGCACGTCTGATCACCAAGATCAACCGGATTGCCTTCGAAAACGTGACGAGCGAGATGAATCTCGGCTCGGTGCTTTACCCGAAGCAGATCGTGGCGGACTCGATCGTGCAGTTCGTGCGCGCACTCAAGAATTCACAGGGCTCCAATGTCGAGACTCTGTACAAGATTGCGGATGGAAAGGCAGAGGCGCTGGAGTTCCGTGTACAGCAGAACGCAGACTTCGTGCGGAAAACCTTCGCAGAGCTGCAGTTCAAGCCCGGCGTCCTGATCGGCGGCATCATCCGGGGACAGCAGGTCATCACCCCCGGCGGTTCCGACTATATGCTGCCGGGAGACCGCGTGATCGTCATCACCACCACTGCCGGTCTGAATGACCTTCGGGACATCCTGCGCTAG